The genomic interval TCGGACAGCATCACCGTGGAGACGATGCCCTGGACCCCTGCCCCGTCGGACCCCAATCGGGTGGTCCCCTCCTCGAAGGCCGCCGCGGTCTTCGCGACCCTGTCCGACGAGGACTCGAAGGGCAGGTCGTCCCACAGCTCGAAGGGCGAGGAATCCACGGACTCACCGTCCTCGAAGCCCGACGGCGGTGGGGCCGATGCCGACGAGCGGCCGTCGGGCAGCGCCTCCTCGAGCACTCCGCCGTCGGACGACTCGGCATCGACCTCGGACTCCGAGAGCATCCAGTGCGACTGATCCTCGTGCAGGCGTGCTCCGCTCCGGCAGCTCCGCCGACGCACCGACGTGACCCGTCGGATCTGTGGGTGAGGCCACCGCGACAGGGGCGCTCGGCGACCGCGGTGGGATGATCGGGAAATGCGCATTTCCCCCGTCCGCTGGCTCATCGCGGGGGCCGCGCTCGCTCTTTTCCTGCTGGTCTTCTACCTCTCGGGCTGGGTGGGGCCGACGGAGTCGCTCGACATCCGCGTGCTCACCTCGCTGTGGACGAACGGCACGCCGCGGCTGCTGTGGATCGTCTCGGTGCCGTGGCTGATCCTGTGCAGCATCATCGTGATCGCGATCGGCATCCGACGCGGCCGCGCCATGGACGGCCTGCGCGCCTTCGCCCTGCTGGCCGTGTGCAACGTGCTCGGGCAGCTGCTGAAGAAGGTCGTGCTGCACCGCGATTCGATCGTGCTCATGGTGGACAACACCTACCCCAGCGGCCACATGATCGCCTTCGCCTCGGTCGCACTCGCCCTGCGGATCGTGCTGCCGCGGCGCATGCGTGGGGTCTTCACCGTGATCGCCGCGCTCGTGCTGTGCGTGGTCGCCTTCGAGCTGGTCCACTACGGCTGGCACCGCCCCAGCGACGTGATCGGAT from Brachybacterium kimchii carries:
- a CDS encoding phosphatase PAP2 family protein gives rise to the protein MRISPVRWLIAGAALALFLLVFYLSGWVGPTESLDIRVLTSLWTNGTPRLLWIVSVPWLILCSIIVIAIGIRRGRAMDGLRAFALLAVCNVLGQLLKKVVLHRDSIVLMVDNTYPSGHMIAFASVALALRIVLPRRMRGVFTVIAALVLCVVAFELVHYGWHRPSDVIGSLLLVTAVGVLGGGSSHQGDADRAGEGRDRPEPILPPG